The following coding sequences lie in one Streptomyces venezuelae genomic window:
- a CDS encoding class F sortase has product MTPRTPDAPEAPAVRPRRTGRIAAAGALTAALGIGMIACGQSGGGNGDPAPDVKVHNAATARAHQTVAPLKASKPTGLRIPAAGVDTTSMLDLGVGADQELEVPPVDKADEPGWWTGGVTPGEKGPAVIVAHYDTANGPALMKNVAKVEVGDTVEVPRADGSTATFEVREIQQVDKRDFPTNKVYGATDRPELRLLTCGGPIVGGHRSDNIILYADLVT; this is encoded by the coding sequence ATGACCCCCCGCACGCCCGACGCCCCCGAGGCGCCCGCCGTCCGCCCCCGGCGCACCGGCCGCATCGCCGCCGCCGGAGCCCTCACCGCCGCCCTCGGCATCGGCATGATCGCCTGCGGGCAGAGCGGCGGCGGCAACGGCGACCCGGCGCCCGACGTGAAGGTCCACAACGCCGCGACCGCGCGGGCCCACCAGACCGTCGCGCCGCTGAAGGCGTCGAAGCCGACCGGGCTGCGCATCCCCGCCGCGGGCGTCGACACCACGTCGATGCTCGACCTCGGCGTGGGCGCGGACCAGGAGCTGGAAGTGCCGCCCGTGGACAAGGCGGACGAGCCCGGCTGGTGGACCGGCGGGGTCACGCCCGGCGAGAAGGGGCCCGCCGTGATCGTCGCGCACTACGACACGGCGAACGGTCCGGCGCTGATGAAGAACGTCGCGAAGGTCGAGGTCGGCGACACTGTGGAGGTGCCCCGCGCGGACGGCAGCACGGCGACGTTCGAGGTGCGGGAGATCCAGCAGGTCGACAAGAGGGACTTCCCCACCAATAAGGTGTACGGGGCGACCGACCGACCCGAGTTGCGCCTGCTGACCTGCGGCGGGCCCATCGTGGGCGGTCACCGCTCGGACAACATCATTCTCTACGCCGACCTCGTGACGTAA
- a CDS encoding nuclease-related domain-containing protein — translation MTGLRVVPAWRHGQERLYVYLADGRNVAWYDREASRVNLLSEESEEDVLDVLAPFLTGQVTVGPPPVPTPAELARLALHPDDDLAPNRPGEALRISLDRDPAPARRLRADPRHRALAAEQAVGEALDALEGAGWRVLHSLPLPGDARIHHLLIGPGGLFCVATLAVRKQRVRIADPMVTVGRAEPFPLLRSLRSDAGRASFALTAEVRPVLVLAGSGAADLDVAAPPRDVRVLREADLPGLARLGGVLKPADVEALHALARDRRTWERV, via the coding sequence ATGACCGGACTGCGTGTCGTACCGGCCTGGAGGCACGGCCAGGAGCGTTTGTACGTGTACCTCGCGGACGGCAGGAACGTGGCCTGGTACGACCGTGAGGCGTCCCGCGTCAACCTGCTCAGCGAGGAGAGCGAGGAGGACGTCCTCGACGTCCTGGCGCCTTTCCTTACCGGCCAGGTCACCGTGGGTCCGCCGCCCGTGCCGACCCCCGCCGAACTGGCCAGGCTCGCCCTCCACCCGGACGACGACCTCGCCCCCAACCGCCCCGGCGAGGCCCTGCGGATCTCCCTCGACCGCGACCCGGCGCCCGCCCGCAGGCTCCGCGCCGACCCCCGGCACCGCGCGCTCGCCGCCGAACAGGCGGTGGGCGAGGCGCTCGACGCCCTGGAGGGCGCGGGCTGGCGGGTCCTGCACTCCTTGCCGCTGCCCGGCGACGCCCGGATCCACCACCTGCTGATCGGCCCCGGTGGCCTGTTCTGCGTGGCCACCCTCGCCGTCCGCAAGCAGCGGGTGCGCATCGCCGACCCGATGGTGACGGTCGGCCGCGCCGAGCCGTTCCCCCTCCTGCGCTCCCTCCGCTCGGACGCGGGCCGGGCGTCCTTCGCGCTGACGGCGGAGGTCCGCCCGGTCCTCGTCCTCGCCGGGTCGGGCGCCGCCGACCTGGACGTGGCGGCGCCGCCACGCGATGTCCGGGTGCTGCGCGAGGCGGACCTGCCGGGCCTGGCCCGCCTCGGCGGGGTGCTGAAACCGGCCGATGTGGAGGCGCTGCACGCGCTGGCCAGGGACCGTAGGACGTGGGAACGGGTCTGA
- a CDS encoding DUF4440 domain-containing protein: MTRLPDTDTGYVPTDEDRASLDAWFAEYDAHSAKRDVERMADLAVFPLNLVSDDSAGDGRAAQWDREQFVGTMTHVMGDGGEDISFESTRTPVFLSPAMAVVFTDSVMTANGETQRLRYADILIRRGGSWAFQTMIQGGWGDNL; this comes from the coding sequence GTGACCCGTCTTCCCGACACCGACACCGGATACGTCCCGACCGACGAGGACCGCGCGAGCCTGGACGCCTGGTTCGCCGAGTACGACGCGCACAGCGCGAAGCGCGATGTCGAGCGGATGGCGGACCTGGCCGTCTTCCCGCTCAACCTGGTCAGCGACGACTCCGCCGGTGACGGGCGGGCGGCGCAGTGGGACCGGGAGCAGTTCGTCGGGACCATGACGCACGTCATGGGGGACGGCGGCGAGGACATCTCGTTCGAGTCCACGCGCACGCCCGTCTTCCTCTCCCCCGCGATGGCCGTCGTCTTCACGGACTCGGTGATGACGGCGAACGGCGAGACGCAGCGGCTGCGTTACGCCGACATCCTGATCAGGCGCGGCGGCTCCTGGGCCTTCCAGACCATGATCCAGGGCGGCTGGGGCGACAACCTGTAG
- a CDS encoding alpha/beta hydrolase has translation MHFTSDKHLDTEVPGRSVREREFTLGEVQVPGILWTPASEPSTEAPLILLGLPPLGLDKMYPRLAARARHVVADGFAAATIELPGSGARPRMPVVDEARAELRRALAAGEPVGDDIVDRLVLPLVEQAVPEWQAALDALLTLPGIGGPVGYSGGVISVGVRLAAVEPRVAAAVLFAGSLVPRAVFEEARRVTIPLHVLLQWDDEGNDRQASLDLFDAFGSEEKSLHANMGGHTGVPESAGEEAGRFLARHLKS, from the coding sequence ATGCACTTCACTTCCGACAAGCACCTCGACACCGAGGTCCCAGGCCGCAGCGTCCGAGAGCGAGAGTTCACGCTCGGCGAGGTCCAGGTCCCCGGCATCCTGTGGACGCCCGCCTCCGAGCCGTCCACCGAGGCACCGCTGATCCTGCTGGGGCTCCCGCCGCTCGGGCTGGACAAGATGTATCCCAGGCTGGCGGCGAGGGCCCGGCACGTCGTGGCGGACGGTTTCGCCGCCGCCACCATCGAGCTCCCCGGCAGCGGAGCCCGTCCGCGTATGCCCGTCGTCGACGAGGCCCGTGCCGAGCTGCGCCGGGCCCTGGCGGCCGGCGAGCCCGTCGGCGACGACATCGTGGACCGGCTCGTCCTCCCGCTGGTGGAACAGGCGGTCCCGGAATGGCAGGCGGCGCTGGACGCCCTCCTGACACTGCCCGGAATCGGTGGCCCGGTCGGATACTCGGGCGGTGTGATCTCCGTCGGGGTCCGCCTTGCGGCGGTCGAGCCGCGCGTCGCGGCCGCGGTCCTGTTCGCGGGGAGTCTCGTACCGCGCGCGGTGTTCGAGGAGGCCCGGCGGGTCACCATCCCGCTGCACGTCCTGTTGCAGTGGGACGACGAGGGCAACGACCGACAGGCCTCCCTGGACCTGTTCGACGCCTTCGGCTCCGAGGAGAAGTCCCTGCACGCGAACATGGGCGGGCACACGGGGGTCCCGGAGTCGGCGGGGGAGGAGGCGGGACGGTTCCTCGCGCGGCATCTGAAGTCCTGA
- the ligD gene encoding non-homologous end-joining DNA ligase, with the protein MTPITEVEGRRLALRNLDKVLYPASGFTKAEVLHYYASTADALLPHLRDRPVSFLRYPDGPDGQQFFSKNVPPGTPDWVHTAEVPRSRSEGTARQVLVQDLPTLMWAANLVTEFHVPQWRADAPAQADRMVFDLDPGPPATVVECCRAALWLRERLAADGFHVYAKTSGSKGLHLLVPLEPTPSERVTAYAKSLAVAAERELPELVVHRMTRSLRPGKVFVDFSQNAAAKTTAAPYTLRARREPTVSAPVTWDEVEACDEPGRLVFAADDIAPRLEEYGDLIEPLDDPGRARPLPS; encoded by the coding sequence ATGACGCCGATCACAGAGGTGGAGGGGCGGCGGCTCGCGCTCAGGAACCTGGACAAGGTCCTGTATCCCGCGAGCGGCTTCACCAAGGCCGAGGTCCTGCACTACTACGCCTCCACGGCCGACGCCCTCCTCCCCCACCTCCGCGACCGACCCGTCTCCTTCCTGCGCTATCCGGACGGCCCCGACGGCCAGCAGTTCTTCTCCAAGAACGTGCCGCCGGGCACCCCCGACTGGGTGCATACCGCCGAGGTGCCGCGCTCCCGCTCCGAGGGGACCGCGCGGCAGGTCCTCGTACAGGACCTGCCGACGCTGATGTGGGCGGCCAACCTGGTCACCGAGTTCCACGTGCCGCAGTGGCGGGCGGACGCGCCCGCGCAGGCCGACCGGATGGTCTTCGACCTGGATCCGGGGCCGCCCGCCACGGTCGTGGAGTGCTGCCGGGCGGCGCTCTGGCTGCGGGAGCGGCTGGCGGCCGACGGTTTCCACGTGTACGCGAAGACGTCGGGCAGCAAGGGACTGCATCTCCTCGTACCGCTGGAGCCGACCCCCTCCGAACGGGTCACGGCGTACGCCAAATCACTGGCTGTCGCGGCCGAGCGCGAGCTGCCCGAACTCGTCGTGCACCGCATGACGCGGAGCCTGCGCCCCGGCAAGGTCTTCGTCGACTTCAGCCAGAACGCGGCCGCGAAGACCACCGCCGCGCCCTACACCCTGCGGGCGCGGCGGGAGCCGACCGTCTCCGCCCCCGTGACCTGGGACGAGGTCGAGGCCTGTGACGAGCCCGGCCGGCTGGTCTTCGCCGCGGACGACATCGCGCCGCGGCTCGAGGAGTACGGGGACCTGATCGAGCCCCTCGACGACCCCGGCCGGGCGCGCCCGCTGCCGTCCTGA
- a CDS encoding Ku protein, which yields MRSIWNGAISFGLVSIPIKLVNATENHAVSFRQIHTEDGGRIRYRKVCELEEREVPTAEIGKGYEDADGSIIPITDQDLATLPIPTAKTIEIVAFVPADRIDPLQMGAAYYLAASGTPAAKPYTLLREALKRSQKVAIAKFALRGRERLGMLRVVDDVIAMHGLLWPDEIRAPEGVAPDADVTVREAELDLADALMDTLGEVDINTLHDDYREAVEELVAAKVDGVTPAERAPAGDGGGKVIDLLAALENSVREARTARGEDQDPEAVAEVTPLARKSSRATPKQVGGKKSTSTAAKKKAAPAAKKASAKSTARKTTTAKQTGSAKSGAAKKTASKKTAAKKTTGTGTGRRRASA from the coding sequence GTGCGATCCATATGGAACGGTGCGATCTCCTTCGGGCTGGTCAGCATCCCGATCAAGCTCGTGAACGCGACCGAGAACCACGCGGTCTCCTTCCGCCAGATCCACACGGAGGACGGCGGCCGCATCCGCTACCGCAAGGTGTGCGAGCTGGAGGAGCGCGAGGTGCCGACGGCGGAGATCGGCAAGGGGTACGAGGACGCGGACGGCTCGATCATCCCCATCACCGACCAGGACCTGGCCACGCTGCCCATCCCCACCGCCAAGACGATCGAGATCGTCGCCTTCGTCCCGGCCGACCGCATCGACCCGCTCCAGATGGGCGCCGCGTACTACCTGGCGGCGAGCGGAACCCCGGCCGCCAAGCCGTACACGCTGCTGCGCGAGGCGCTGAAGCGGAGCCAGAAGGTGGCCATCGCGAAGTTCGCGCTGCGGGGCCGGGAGCGGCTCGGCATGCTGCGCGTCGTCGACGACGTGATCGCCATGCACGGACTGCTCTGGCCGGACGAGATCCGTGCGCCCGAAGGGGTGGCCCCGGACGCGGACGTCACCGTGCGCGAGGCCGAGCTCGACCTGGCGGACGCGCTGATGGACACCCTCGGCGAGGTCGACATCAACACCCTCCACGACGACTACCGCGAGGCGGTCGAGGAACTGGTCGCCGCCAAGGTCGACGGCGTGACCCCGGCGGAGAGGGCCCCGGCCGGGGACGGCGGCGGCAAGGTCATCGACCTGCTCGCGGCCCTGGAGAACAGTGTCCGCGAGGCGCGGACGGCGCGGGGCGAGGACCAGGACCCGGAGGCGGTGGCCGAGGTGACGCCGCTCGCCCGCAAGTCGTCGCGGGCGACGCCCAAGCAGGTGGGAGGGAAGAAGTCGACGTCGACCGCGGCGAAGAAGAAGGCCGCCCCCGCCGCGAAGAAGGCGTCGGCCAAGTCGACCGCGCGCAAGACGACCACGGCGAAGCAGACAGGGTCGGCGAAGAGCGGGGCGGCCAAGAAGACGGCGTCCAAGAAGACAGCGGCGAAGAAGACGACGGGGACGGGGACGGGAAGGCGCAGGGCTTCCGCCTGA
- a CDS encoding thioesterase II family protein produces the protein MDGHSTSALVTQHIAAPRGSERKVALVGDWIRSFHPAPAAGTRLVCFPHAGGSASAFHALSAAVSGTVDPMVVQYPGRQERYGEPFAERADDVVDAVLAALSGPSDIRPTALFGHSMGAVLAFETARRMTAEGRPPVTLFVSGRQAPSLPWRPAAAERPVHEMSDGELVDEMRKLSGTANELLSSPDLLPLILPPVRADYRLLDSHVHRAGPPLGCPVVALTGDADPRVTVEGARAWESETRGDFSCHVLPGGHFFLDDHLPYVAEVIASSPAGRGATA, from the coding sequence TTGGACGGACACAGCACCTCAGCACTCGTCACCCAGCACATCGCCGCCCCGCGCGGCAGCGAAAGGAAGGTCGCGCTCGTGGGCGACTGGATACGCAGCTTCCACCCCGCGCCCGCCGCCGGGACCCGCCTCGTCTGCTTCCCGCACGCGGGCGGCTCCGCCAGCGCCTTCCACGCGCTGTCCGCCGCCGTCTCCGGCACCGTCGACCCGATGGTCGTGCAGTACCCGGGGCGCCAGGAGCGGTACGGCGAGCCGTTCGCCGAGCGCGCGGACGACGTCGTCGACGCGGTGCTCGCCGCGCTCTCCGGGCCGTCCGACATCAGGCCCACCGCCCTGTTCGGGCACAGCATGGGCGCGGTCCTCGCCTTCGAGACCGCGCGGCGCATGACGGCCGAGGGGCGGCCCCCCGTCACCCTCTTCGTCTCCGGACGGCAGGCCCCCTCGCTGCCCTGGCGCCCCGCCGCGGCCGAGCGGCCCGTGCACGAGATGTCCGACGGCGAACTCGTGGACGAGATGCGCAAGCTGTCCGGCACCGCGAACGAGCTCCTCTCCTCCCCCGACCTGCTGCCGCTCATCCTTCCGCCCGTGCGCGCCGACTACCGGCTCCTCGACTCCCACGTCCACCGCGCCGGTCCCCCGCTCGGCTGCCCGGTCGTCGCGCTGACCGGAGACGCGGACCCGCGCGTCACCGTCGAGGGCGCGCGGGCCTGGGAAAGCGAGACGCGCGGCGACTTCTCCTGCCACGTACTGCCCGGGGGCCACTTCTTCCTCGACGATCACCTGCCGTACGTCGCCGAGGTCATCGCCTCCTCACCGGCGGGCCGGGGCGCGACGGCGTAG
- a CDS encoding ArsR/SmtB family transcription factor, with the protein MAPAEAVAGGHDGHDGHDGHDDPSPELLTEAAAAFGLLASSARLHIVWALAQGESDVSGLAERVGGALPAVSQHLTKLKLAGLVGSRREGRRMVYFVADPDVVTVVRLMVTQLASRAEASTAPARRFRGTGA; encoded by the coding sequence GTGGCTCCCGCGGAGGCTGTCGCCGGCGGCCACGACGGCCACGACGGCCACGACGGCCACGACGACCCGTCCCCGGAACTGCTCACGGAAGCGGCCGCAGCCTTCGGTCTGCTCGCGTCGTCCGCGCGGCTGCACATCGTGTGGGCCCTGGCGCAGGGCGAGAGCGACGTGAGCGGCCTCGCGGAGCGGGTGGGCGGCGCGCTGCCCGCCGTGAGCCAGCACCTCACCAAGCTGAAACTGGCCGGGCTCGTCGGGTCGCGCCGCGAGGGCCGCCGCATGGTGTACTTCGTCGCCGACCCCGACGTGGTGACGGTCGTACGTCTCATGGTCACCCAGCTCGCGTCGCGGGCCGAGGCGTCCACCGCCCCGGCCCGCCGTTTCCGCGGAACCGGTGCCTGA
- the mgtA gene encoding magnesium-translocating P-type ATPase, protein MPEGPPMSGPTTHQVLRSLETGPRGLTDEEADARLARYGPNVPPTRGRVSWPLRFVRGLRDPFTAVLFCLGLVSAATAAWGTASVITVLVAVSCALRATGEHRADRAMTALRDLVPTTATVVRRPTPGQGATSREVPAEELVPGDVIRLAAGDVIPADVQVLTATGLSVNEAPLTGESSPTPKEPWTWTAAGPGERTEHLCFQGGSVTAGIGTAVVTATGGHTRFAGTTYEATGATGGERSGGVGAFDRSVSGISWTLVRFMLLTPPLVLVADAVLRGRGLETLPFAVAVAVGLTPEMLPVVVTTCLARGAAHLARAHGVIVGRLPALHDLGAMDVLCVDKTGTLTQDRPVVDRSLDAAGRDTPEALHWAAVNAWWTLQLADPPTPDALDEAILTAREHYEGYEAYEAYEGIAALPFDPVRRLATAVVTRPGADLGVHTLVVKGAVENVLELCALPEEERARLQALAAHQAAEGLRVLAVATKDHDRPARRRHNAPRPPPDPHGLTLIGFVTFHDAPDPAAGPALRALADRGVTVKILTGDHPGTAARICRDLAMPPMAPDATRTAEDMDAVPPTDVAALADLADRTTVFAGCTPAHKARVVAALRANGRTVGFLGDGVNDLPALLAADVGVAPHDAVPVAREAADVLLPQAGGLAAIDHAVTAGRSSGTNIATYLRITLSSNLGNVIAMLTAALLLPFLPMLPAQVLVQNLCFDVAQLAFAHERPAPTALRRPTTLRPRAFLRVITGFGVLNAVADLATFAVLALAAPGPTGTEDESLFHAGWFTENLLTQALAMLLLRGAAYATTAPAGTATTTPVTRAALALAAAGILVPLSPLGPPLGMTPLPPLYYALLTVVLTLYATTVVQLRNKATIGGPK, encoded by the coding sequence GTGCCTGAGGGTCCTCCGATGTCCGGACCGACCACGCACCAAGTCCTGCGCTCGCTGGAGACGGGACCGCGCGGCCTCACGGACGAGGAGGCCGACGCGCGCCTGGCCCGGTACGGCCCGAACGTGCCGCCGACCCGGGGCAGGGTGTCCTGGCCGCTCCGTTTCGTACGAGGGCTGCGCGACCCGTTCACCGCGGTCCTGTTCTGCCTGGGGCTCGTCTCGGCCGCCACGGCGGCCTGGGGCACGGCCTCCGTGATCACGGTCCTGGTGGCGGTGAGCTGTGCGCTTCGCGCGACCGGTGAGCACCGGGCCGACCGCGCGATGACGGCGCTGCGCGACCTGGTGCCGACGACGGCGACGGTCGTGCGCCGCCCGACGCCCGGGCAGGGGGCGACGTCCCGCGAAGTCCCCGCCGAGGAACTGGTCCCCGGCGACGTCATCCGGCTCGCCGCCGGGGACGTGATCCCGGCGGACGTGCAGGTGCTCACGGCGACGGGGCTGTCCGTGAACGAGGCACCGCTGACGGGCGAGTCGTCCCCGACGCCCAAAGAACCGTGGACGTGGACGGCGGCCGGGCCGGGGGAGCGGACGGAACACCTCTGCTTCCAGGGCGGCAGCGTCACCGCGGGCATCGGCACGGCGGTGGTGACGGCGACGGGCGGGCACACGCGGTTCGCCGGTACGACGTACGAGGCGACCGGCGCGACCGGCGGCGAGCGGTCAGGTGGAGTCGGCGCCTTCGACCGCTCCGTGTCCGGCATCTCCTGGACCCTCGTCCGCTTCATGCTGCTCACGCCCCCGCTGGTGCTCGTGGCGGACGCGGTGCTGCGCGGCCGGGGCCTGGAGACGCTGCCGTTCGCCGTGGCCGTGGCGGTGGGACTGACCCCGGAGATGCTGCCGGTCGTGGTGACGACGTGCCTGGCCCGGGGCGCCGCCCACCTGGCCCGCGCCCACGGCGTGATCGTCGGACGCCTGCCCGCGCTGCACGACCTCGGCGCCATGGACGTCCTGTGCGTGGACAAGACCGGCACGCTCACGCAGGACCGCCCCGTGGTCGACCGCAGCCTCGACGCGGCGGGCCGCGACACCCCCGAGGCGCTGCACTGGGCGGCGGTGAACGCGTGGTGGACCCTGCAGCTGGCCGACCCGCCCACGCCGGACGCGCTGGACGAGGCGATCCTGACCGCGCGGGAGCACTACGAGGGGTACGAGGCGTACGAGGCGTACGAAGGCATCGCGGCCCTGCCCTTCGACCCCGTACGCCGCCTCGCCACCGCAGTGGTCACCCGTCCCGGCGCGGACCTGGGAGTCCACACGCTGGTGGTCAAGGGCGCCGTGGAGAACGTACTGGAACTCTGCGCCCTGCCCGAGGAGGAGCGAGCACGCCTCCAAGCCCTGGCAGCCCACCAGGCGGCGGAGGGCCTGCGCGTCCTGGCCGTGGCGACGAAAGACCACGACCGCCCGGCACGGCGCCGACACAACGCGCCCCGACCCCCACCGGACCCGCACGGGCTCACCCTCATCGGCTTCGTCACCTTCCACGATGCCCCGGACCCGGCAGCGGGCCCGGCCCTGCGCGCGCTCGCCGACCGAGGCGTCACCGTCAAGATCCTCACCGGCGACCACCCCGGCACGGCCGCCCGCATCTGCCGAGACCTGGCCATGCCGCCCATGGCCCCCGACGCCACCCGCACGGCCGAGGACATGGACGCCGTGCCTCCCACCGACGTCGCGGCCTTGGCGGATCTAGCTGACCGCACCACGGTCTTCGCCGGCTGCACCCCCGCCCACAAAGCCCGCGTCGTGGCGGCCCTGCGCGCCAACGGCCGCACCGTGGGCTTCCTCGGCGACGGCGTCAACGACCTGCCGGCCCTGCTCGCGGCCGACGTGGGCGTGGCCCCGCACGACGCGGTGCCGGTGGCGAGGGAGGCGGCGGATGTGCTGCTGCCTCAGGCGGGCGGCCTGGCAGCCATCGACCACGCCGTCACCGCGGGCCGGAGCAGCGGCACGAACATAGCCACGTATCTGCGCATCACACTCTCCTCGAACCTCGGCAATGTGATCGCGATGCTCACCGCGGCGCTGCTCCTGCCCTTCCTGCCGATGCTCCCGGCCCAGGTACTGGTCCAGAACCTCTGCTTCGACGTGGCCCAACTCGCCTTCGCCCACGAACGCCCCGCCCCCACCGCCCTGCGCCGCCCCACCACGCTCCGCCCCCGCGCCTTCCTCCGCGTCATCACGGGCTTCGGCGTGCTCAACGCGGTGGCGGACCTGGCGACCTTCGCGGTCCTCGCGCTCGCGGCACCGGGCCCGACGGGAACGGAGGACGAGTCCCTGTTCCACGCGGGCTGGTTCACGGAGAACCTGCTCACGCAGGCACTCGCCATGCTGCTCCTGCGCGGCGCGGCCTACGCGACGACCGCCCCGGCCGGAACAGCCACCACCACCCCTGTCACCCGCGCGGCACTGGCCCTGGCGGCCGCAGGCATCCTCGTCCCCCTCTCCCCACTGGGCCCACCGCTGGGCATGACGCCCCTGCCACCCCTCTACTACGCACTGCTGACCGTGGTCCTGACGCTCTACGCGACGACAGTTGTACAGTTGCGCAACAAGGCAACTATAGGAGGGCCCAAATGA
- the tatA gene encoding Sec-independent protein translocase subunit TatA: MIRNALQPWHLLVVLLVVVVLFGSKKLPDAARSVGKSLRILKSETKALREEDAQREQEWEQERGQTGRRTGADVTS; this comes from the coding sequence ATGATCCGCAACGCCCTGCAGCCCTGGCACCTACTGGTCGTGCTGCTCGTGGTCGTCGTGCTGTTCGGCAGCAAAAAACTCCCGGACGCCGCCCGCTCGGTGGGCAAGTCCCTGCGCATCCTCAAGAGCGAGACGAAGGCGCTGAGGGAAGAGGACGCCCAGCGGGAGCAGGAGTGGGAGCAGGAGCGGGGGCAGACCGGACGGCGAACCGGTGCGGACGTCACCTCATGA
- a CDS encoding YceI family protein yields MGIFSRRQTATIEPTSAGGSGASGAYPSTGGGVALDSALRGLTGQWTIDRPHSRVGFSVRHAMVTTVRGAFADYDSTLHFDGDRPSASRAEIVIRVGSVDTGVEQRDAHLVGTDFFDARRFPEMVFRSTSTVHEGGETFRMTGDLTIRDVTRPVELQLDYLGSVVDPFGFERVGFDGTTTIDRTDWGLVYNQRLAAGGTMVSEKVRLQFDISAIRATS; encoded by the coding sequence GTGGGCATCTTCAGCCGTCGTCAGACCGCCACCATCGAGCCGACGTCGGCCGGGGGCTCCGGCGCGTCCGGCGCGTACCCCTCGACCGGTGGCGGTGTCGCGCTCGACTCCGCGCTGCGCGGGCTCACCGGGCAGTGGACCATCGACCGGCCGCACAGCCGCGTCGGATTCTCCGTGCGGCACGCGATGGTGACGACCGTCCGGGGCGCCTTCGCCGACTACGACAGCACGTTGCACTTCGACGGCGACCGGCCCTCCGCGTCGCGGGCCGAGATCGTCATCCGGGTCGGCAGCGTCGACACGGGCGTGGAGCAGCGGGACGCGCACCTCGTCGGCACCGACTTCTTCGACGCGCGCCGCTTCCCGGAGATGGTGTTCCGCAGCACGTCCACCGTCCACGAAGGCGGTGAGACCTTCCGTATGACCGGGGATCTGACCATCCGCGACGTCACGCGGCCCGTCGAGCTGCAACTCGACTACCTGGGGTCGGTCGTGGACCCCTTCGGGTTCGAGCGCGTCGGGTTCGACGGCACCACCACCATCGACCGCACCGACTGGGGACTCGTCTACAACCAGCGCCTCGCCGCGGGCGGCACGATGGTCAGCGAGAAGGTGCGGCTGCAGTTCGACATCTCGGCGATTCGCGCCACGTCATGA